The following DNA comes from Methanomassiliicoccus luminyensis B10.
GAGGATACGTTCCCGGTATTTATGGTTTATCGTCCCCAGCGCCTTCATTCGGCGTTGCAGGCGCCCGCCCATCGGGGAGCGACCCTGACGTTGGCCGCGGACCGGGAGGTGGGGCGGAGCCTGATCACCGCCTCCAGGAAGGCGTTCATGGGGATCTTGGCGTTGTCGATGGCCTCATCGCTCACGTCCTTGCCCTCCTCGACCATGGAGCGTATGGTGCTCATCACGGCCTCGTTGGCGACCGCCGCGAGGTCCGCCCCGGTGTAGCCCTCGGTCTTCCGGGCCAGCTCGTCGAGGTCGACATCGTCGGCCAGGGGCTTCTTGGCGGTGTGGATCCTGAGGATCTGCTTCCTGCCTTCCAGGTCCGGCGCGGGGATGCTCACCAGCCGGTCGAACCGGCCGGGGCGGAGCAGTGCCGGGTCCATTATGTCCGGCCTGTTGGTGGCGGCGATGACGATGACATCGTTCAGCCCTTCCAGCCCATCCATCTCCGTCAGCATCTGGGAGATCACGCGCTCCGTCACGTGATTGTCGCCCTCGCCGCCGCCCCTGGCGGGAGCGATGGAGTCGATCTCGTCCATGAAGATGACGCAGGGGGCGGCCTGGCGGGCCTTGCGGAAAGTCTCCCTCACGCCCTTCTCCGACTCGCCGACCCACTTGTTGAGGAACTCCGGACCCTTGACGGAGATGAAGTTCGCCTCCGACTCGGTGGCCACGGCCTTGGCCAGGAGGGTCTTCCCCGTCCCGGGCGGGCCGTACAGGAGGATGCCCCTGGGCGGGACGGCGTTCATGCGGTCGAAGAGCTTGCCGTATTTGAGCGGCCACTCCACCGCCTCGCGCAGCTCGCGCTTCGCCTCGGACGCTCCGCCGATGTCGTTCCAGCGGACGTTCGGTGTCTCCACCAGGACCTCCCTCATGGAGGAGGGCTGCATCTCCCTCAGAGCGGCCCTGAAGTCGTCAGAGGTGACGGTGATCTTGCTCAGCACGTCCATGGGGATGGACTCCATGTCCAGGTCCAGCTCCGGGAGTATGCGGCGCAGCGACCGCATGGCCGCCTCCTTGACCAGCGCAGAAAGGTCCGCCCCCACGTACCCGTGGGTCAGGTCGGACAGCTTCTCCAGGTCCACATCCTTCTCCAGCGGCATGCCGCGGGTGTGGATCTGCAGGATCTCCAGCCGACCGTTGCGGTCAGGCACTCCGATCTCGATCTCGCGGTCGAACCGGCCGGGCCGGCGGAGGGCGGGGTCCAGCGCGTTCGGCCTGTTGGTCGCGCCTATGACCACCACTTTCCCGCGGGACTCCAGGCCGTCCATTAAGGACAGCATCTGGGCCACCACGCGGCGCTCCGTCTCGCCGGACACCTCCTCGCGCTTCGGGGCGATGGAGTCTATCTCATCTATGAAGATGATGGTGGGAGCGTTCTCCTGGGCCTGCTTGAAGATGTCGCGCAGGTGCTCCTCGCTTTCCCCATGGTACTTGGACATGATCTCCGGTCCGCCGATGGTCATGAAGTTGGCGTTCGTTTCCGATGCCACAGCCTTCGCCAGCAGCGTCTTCCCGGTTCCGGGAGGGCCGTGCAGCAGCACGCCTTTCGGCGCCTCCACCCCCAGCCTCTCGAACAGTTCGGGGTGGCGGAGCGGCAGCTCGATCATCTCGCGCACCTTCTTGACCTCGTCTCCGAGGCCCCCGATGTCCTCATAGGAGATGCGGGGGACGGCGGGCGCCTCGCTGGCGGGCTTGTCGCTCACCGTGAACTGGGTGGCCTTGTTCACCAGCAGCGCGTCGGCCGCGGGCGAGCACTTCGTGACCATGAGATCGATGCGGCCCTCCATGGTGTTCACCTCGACGATATCGCCCTTGACGATGACCCTTCCCTCCAGCATCTGCCGGAGGTACTCCTCGCCGCCCACGATGCGCAGCGGCTTGGTCGGCGCCACGGTGACCTGGGCGGCGTCCTTGGCGTTGATCTTCCGCACCGCGATGCGGTCGTCGATGCCCACTTGGGCGTTCCTGCGGACGGTGCCGTCGATGCGCACCAGTCCCTTGTTGGTATCTTCCGGCAGGCCGGGCCACGCCAGTGCCGCCGTCCTCTTCTTGCCGTCTATCTCCACCACATCGCCGGGGGTTATCCCCAGGACCTCCATAACCGCGGAGTCGATGCGGGCGATGCCGCGCCCGGCGTCCTTGGACCTGGCCTCAGCGACCCTTAGCACCTTGTCAACCTTGTTCATGAATCGAATGCCTCCGAACTCTCGTTCGCCTGCCGAGGCCTACCCATCTAGCGACAGGTAGACAACTAGCAGTTGTTTACTGCCGCATAATACAGCACTTCTATATAAAACTATTTTCAATCTCGGCCCGACCCTCGAATGAACGGGACGGCTCCCCTAGGTCCCCGGGGCCGGATGGCCAGGGATCTCAGGGTCTATTCCCGATCACCAGCCGGTACCCTATGTACGGACCCATGCCCTGGATGAAGGCGAGGCTGATCAGCTGCATGCCCATGGGCTCTAGGTAACGCGCGGAATGGAGCGGCCCCGCATCCACCGGCTCGTACCCCATCTCCCTGGCCAGGTCCATTACCGCCTCCCTGGACCCCTTATCATTGCCGGCCACGAACGCCGTTAGGGAAACGTCGCCCACCATCCCGATGCTCTGGTTCTGCGCGAACACGGTGTTGAAGCACTTTACCACCTTGGCGTTCGGCAGCGCTCTCTGCAGCTCCTCCGCCGCCGAGGTAGTATACCCGATGCCCCACTCCCCGTCCCGGTTCAGGGGGTTGGTGACGTCCACCACGATCTTCCCGTCCGCGGCCGCGCCGACGGAACGGGCGGCGTTCCGCAGCTCCACGAACGGAACGGCCATAATGATCAGCTCTCCCCACTCCGCGGCATCCTTCACCGGCTCCTCGGGGTCCCGATGGCCGAACCTTACCTGGTGCCCGATCCTCTCCAGTCCGGCCGCCAGGGCCGAGCCCACGCGCCCGTTCCCGATAACCCCTATCTTCATCTTCGGACCTCTCGATGGATATATGCTTGGGGAGGCGCGGGGATATAAGGTTCTCCGCTGGCCCCTTACTCGACCTGCGCTACGAAAGCACCGCTGAGGCCCTGGGGGGTCTCTCCGATATCCCAGCCGTACGAGGTGGTCTCGCAATAGTAATATTCCGTCCCCTCGTACGAATAGTGGCTCCCCTTCGCCCCCTCCAGGTCGATGCCCGCTGCGGCATGGCCGTCGAAGAAGAGAGCGACCGCGTCGTACCCCATGGCCTCCATGATGGACGCGAACAGGAAGACCTTGTCCTCGCAGTCCCCCACCTTGTCCTGGAGCGTCTCCACCGGGTAGCGCCAGTATTCATCGCGCAGGGTGCTCTCGCTATCCTCGACGTACGCGATGGTCTGTATGAAGGATAGCACCAGCTCGATGGTCTTCGTCTTGTCCAGGCCAAGGTCGTCCCGGGTCCTCTCGAACGAGGCGGCCACTTCCCGTATCACGCTGTCGTCCGACGTAACGTACTGATCAGCCAGCTGGACCATCTGGGTGAAGCTGCGGGCCTGCCTCGCTATGTTGTCCTCGCGGTACCGCTGGTACTCGTCGGAGGTGATGTTCACCTGCAGGCTGTACGTCCTCCTGTCATGCTCCCAGGTGTACTCCACCGTACCGGTGCCCATCGAGTAGTCCGGCGGCCCCAGGGGGTTCAGGGGATCCAGCACCGGGCCCGCGTTGTTAAGGACCAGCACCAGCACGATGGCCGTCGCGGCGATCGTCATGACCGACACCAGCGGCCCCGCTCTCGACCGGGGGCGGCCGGCCTTCGAGGTCAGGTCGTAGCCGCACCTGGGGCAAAAGCTCGCCCCTCCCGCGATGCCGGTGCCGCACCGGGGGCAGGACGCCCCCTCCGGCGCCGACAGGACCGCTCCGCAGGAGGTGCAATATCGCGACCCCCCCTTCACCTCGCCCCCACACCGGCCGCATTTGACCGAGCTCGGTCCGAACATGCCCGGAACTATTGGAGGAATTCAAAGATATGGTTTGTTATCATAAGAGAGAACACAAAGTGGGCATCATGCAGGGGCCTGCAGCCCATGCCTGGTCAATGCGAAATAAAAGGTTTGGAAGGGGTTTGGAACAGGATTTAGGTGGTAGACGTGGTCATCTTCAATGGGTTGCGCCACTCACCTCCCTGTCGGCCTCTGCTCCCATCTCGTTCAGTGCCGAGGCGCTCGACGGCATCTCGTTCTTTATGAAGTCGAGGTCGTCGTTGAAGAGCAGCTCGTCGGAGATCTTGCCGCGCGTAACTCTGACCACAGCGCCCACGATGGCGCCTGTGACCAGGGTTATCAGCGCGACCGATACTGCCGCGATGGCGTTGGTCGCGCTGCCGACGATCAAGGCCGCGGCCAGCGCTCCGGTCCAGCCGCCCATACCGTGCAGGTTGTGCACGCCCATGACATCCATCGCCCCGATCTTCTTGGTCAGCCAAGGCTGCAGGTAGATGAACGACAGGGCGGACACGACACCGGCGACCAGGCCGATGACGAGAGCGCCCCATTGGTTCACCGACAGCAAGGGGGAACCGATGGCTACCGGGCCCGCGAGCATGGCATAAGTGAAGATGAGCGGGTTCACCTTCTTCTGCACTGCCTGGCAGACGATGTAGGTCGTTATGATCGACCCGATGCCGGCCATATAGCAGGTAATCATGCCCCACGTCACCTGGTCCGCGGGCAGGAGCGAGGTCACGAACGATGGCCAAAGGATGAACAGCAGCATGCTGGCCAACCACACGAAGCTCACGCTGTGCGTGGTCGTGTACTGCGGCTCATTGAACGCTCTTTTATCTCTAATGGCCAACGCGACGCCCAGGCCGAAATATGCCGCGCACATGTGCACGAGTATGGACCCTCCGGGATCGACCACTCCTGAAAGATACTGGAAAAGGAACCATTCGACGAAGGCGTAGATCGGCCCGAAGAGCGCCCCCACCATCAGGTACTGCCACATCTTGATCGTTCCCAGGAACACACCTATCGCGATCACCACCGTGATCGAACAGATGACCCCCCTTATCATGAGGGTCTGGTCCCATGCCTGATCGAAATAGAACTGTTGGGTCGCCATATATGCCAAGAAGCTGCCCGCGGTGACCAGAAGGGTGGCCAGGGCCACCCCCCATTCATACTTGCGTATGAATATCATCAGGAAGGCGACCAGCATGAGCATGAACCAGATGTCCATGTTCTTGGAGTACTTGGTATTCTCATCCTGGATCAGGCTGCTGTCCGAAGTGCTCCCCGGCTCCCCCGACGGGGTCGTCAGCTCCTCTCCCGCGGCCGATACATTCCATGTCGCCACTATCATTATGGCAAGGCATGCTACGACCAATGCGATCATCATCTCCGTTCTTTTTTTCAATCTCATGTTCACTATTCCTCCCTATCTCTCCTCCTTTGTCGTTGATCTTAAAAAAGTGAAAAAAGGGGTTTGTGGAGTCGTGCCAGATCTTCTGCCTGACTACCTTATCGTCAAGCCGAACTCCCCGAGGGTCTTGACCGCGTTATCGTAGACCTTCAGGTACTCGTTGGTCGGCTTGACGGTCAGAACGTCGTAGCATTCGCGGAAGCTCTTGCCCTTGGGCGCCTTGGCATAGTCCTTCTCATAGGAGCTTATAAGGGCCTCCAGGATCTCGTTGACCTTGGAGACCTTCATGCCGGCCGTCGCTATGGCAGCCTCGCCCATGATCCTCGCTTCCATGCCGGTGGTGTAGTCCTGCGCGACACCCTTGGCGGCGGCGGAGCCCGATAGGAGCTCCCTTCCGCTGGCGGTATCCGTGATCGCCTGAGCGGCGGTCTCCAGCAGGCACATCTCCGTGCACGGCCCAGCTACCGGATAGTACTGGTTCGCCAGCAGGAGATCGCTGTTCGCGTCGACCGCGGCGGCAGCGTGGGCGGCGATCTGGAGCGTTTCCCTAGCCGTCGTTATGCCCCACCTGATGTGGATCGGTCCGTCCAGGTGGAAGTTCCCGCTGAACAGGGCGAACGAGGACAGGGTGGTGGCGATATCAGAGATCGTGGTCTCCTCAACTCCACCAGTATATCCGCCGAAGATGGGCATCTGCTCTATCATGATGGTGTCGCCGTCGGCCGTCCATCCTGCGAGCATGTTGAGAGCGGCCATATCTATCTTGAGCTCATTGAGCTGAGAGCACTCGTGGCTATCGCAGATCCTCAGACCGGCTGGGCCATCGCTAGCGAGACGTCCCGCTGCGGACAGCGGGGTCTCCGGGCCCTATATGCCGAGGTTCGGTCTTCCGGCGCGAATGCGCGCCTCCTTCACCGCCCTGAGCTCGGCCATCATCGCCCTGATCTCCCAGGGGGTGTTGGTGGTGGCGGGGTGGCCCTCGATGGTGGCCATGACGCCGTTGACCAAGGTATCCACCGTCGCTTCCTGGGCGTAGGACTGCATCACTTGGATGAAGATGTCCTCCGAGACCGGCGCTCCGGTGGGGCCGCCCTGAATGATAGGCTTTACCGGGGAGTTGCCCTTCCTCGGGTAGAAGCGGGCCATGTCCCTGCCCTCGCCGATATGTAAGAACTTGGGGGTCTTCTTGATCCCTTCCCAGACCTCTTCCTCGGTCACCTTGATGACCCTGCCGAGGTCCTGGTTATAAACTCCGGAGGTGACCAGCATCTCCAGGCCGGCCTGGAACAGGCGGTCCTTGAGGTCCTTGTCCTCAGGGATGATCTCCTTGCCGAACTTGATTTTGTATTTCTCCTTGAGCTTCGCGAGGTTCTGGGGGATGATCTGGTAGTCCCACTCAGCCTCGGTGACCTTCTGCCCCTTCTTTGAGCGCTCGTAGGTCTCGAAGATGTCTATGGGTCTGACTGGTGCCATTTTTTCACCCCTTCATGAGCCCGTTCACCATCTCAACGGCCTGGGCACCAGACGGGCAATACTTGTCCCCGCCGATGCTCGCCACCCACTCTTCCGATGCAGGTGCGCCACCGAAAATGGTCTTGATATTCACGCTCCCCTCCTTCACGAGGTCGACGATCTCCTTCTGGACGACCATGGTGGTGGTCATCAAGGCCGAGGCCCCCACGACCTTGGCCTTGTTCTCATCCGCCGCCTCTATGAACTTCTCCGCCGGCACGTCCCTCCCCAGATCGACGACCTTGTAGCCCGCGCCGCGGAGCATCGCCGCGACCACGTTCTTGCCGATCTCGTGGATGTCACCGTGCACAGTGCCCAGTACCACGGTCCCCTTGGCCGAGGCTACGCCGCCGGACATGGCCGGCCCCAGCACCTTCAACGCAGCTTCCATAGCGGTGGACGCCGCCAGCACCTGGGGCAGGTAGATCTTGGCCTCGTCGAACAGTGCGCTGATGGTCTCCATTCCCTTCCCGAGACCATTCTCAACAGCATCGCCGGGCTTTATTCCTGCGTCCAAGGCCTCCTTTGCGGCCGTCTCGGCAAGCTTTACGTCCCAAGTCTCAATGGACTTTTTTAGACGTCCTAATATTTCATCATTTTTGCTCATTTTATCTTCCTCCCTTGCGTTTTTATGCATGGTATAAAAAGTTTGAGTGTTTATTGTATAACATGTATATTAAACAGTAGTATTGAACAGTAAATGTTAAATACTGAACTTAAGGACTTTATAACTAAAAAAAGTAAAATTTATATATGCATCAGATTACTGGCCTGATTTTGATAGTAATTATTATATATGGACTATGTTTTTCTCATTGTTCGTAGGGAATGACGATGAGGGCGCTGATGAAACGCGGTCCGTTCATTGCTAGTTCTTCGTTGGCAACCCTGCCTATGCGCTCGATCTCGAGCACTCGTCATCAGGGGATCGCGCGCTGCCAAATCCGTAAAGATCGTTCTCCTCCGACAACATCATTCGAGGCCCGCAAAGGCTTACGTTTAACGATGGAGGGTTGGTCAGGGACCGCCAGGCCTCTACAGCCACGGCAGCCGGGTTCGACTCCCGGGCCCTTCGCTCACAACATTATGAATCCGAGGATGGGGGATGGCAATTGATCTTCGACATGACCCCGTCCCAGAAGCAGAGGCTTAGAGAGCTGGGGAGGGTCCCCGATGAAGGGGCCGCGTTCAGTACGGCAGAGGACAGGGATGCGGCTTTCATCAAGGAGGTCGCCTATTATCAATCATATAACCGTAACGTGGTCAGGGACGCACTGGATGCGCCGAAGCGCCATCCCCTTTCTCATATGGAAGAGGTCCTGGCCCAAGCCCTCGTCGACGAGGGCTTCTTGGATGTCAAGACCCCCACGATAATATCTGGGGATTCCATTCGAAAGATGGGCATCTCCTGCGCCCACCCCCTGAACAAGCAGATATTCTGGGTCGACGGGACAAGATGTCTACGGCCGATGCTGGCCCCGAACCTGTACTTCCTCATGAGGCACCTGAAGCGCAACGCTCAGTTGCCGCTTCGTCTGTTCGAGATAGGTCCTTGCTACCGGATAGAGACTCACGGTTCGGACCACCTCGAGGAGTTCACGATGCTCAACTTGGTAGAGCTGGCCCCCCAGGGCGATCCATTGGCCCAGCTGCACCATCACATAGCGACGGTGATGGGGGCGGTCGGTCTCGACTACCAGCTTTGCGAGTGCGACTCCGAGGTCTATTCCCGAACGATAGATGTCGAGGTGGACGGGTCCGAGGTCGCCTCGGCCGCTCTGGGCCCTCATGCGTTGGACCGCGCCCATGGGATCGAGGACCCCTGGGTCGGAGTGGGCTTTGGCCTGGAGCGCCTGTTGATGTCAAAGAGCGCCGAGAGCAACATCAGGAAGGTCGGGCGCAGCCTCATTTACTTACAGGGGGCAAGGATCGATGTATGACAGCGAGGCCATGACCGGATCGTCAGAGGTGGAAGGGGTACTGCAGGAGGCCGTGGAAGGGAAGCGATTGGACCTGGAGGAAACGATATCGCTGCTCTCCGTAAGGGATCCCTCGACATTGGAGGATCTATTCTGTGCCGCCAGGGAGGTCAAGGAGAAGAACTTCGGCAGCTCGGTGTTCTGCTATGGTTTCGTTTACTTCTCCACCCACTGCCGCAATGACTGCTCTTTCTGCTATTACAAGCGATCCAACACGGACATCGCAAGATACAGGAAGACGGATGAGGAAATCGTCGCTCTTTCCTCGGACCTGGAGGATTCCGGGGTCCATCTGGTCGACCTTACCATGGGCGAAGACCCTGTAATCCACAGGGAGAACGGCTATCATCGGCTTGTCGAGGTCGTTCAGAAGGTCAACGATTCCGTAGATGTGCCCTTGATGGTATCCCCCGGGGTAATGCCGCAAGGTTCCTTCCGGGACCTGGAACAAGCGGGTGCGGACTGGTTCGCCTGCTATCAGGAGACCCATAATCGCGGGCTGTTCAGAAGGCTGAGGCCCCACCAGGACTATGATGAAAGGTTCTCTCAGAAAAAATGGGCGATGGGCTCAGGCATGCTGGCCGAAGAAGGCATCATGATCGGCGTGGGCGAGAGCATCGAGGACAGGGCATGGTCCATCCAGACCATGAGGGACCTGGGTGTACACCAGGTGAGGGCAATGACCTACATCCCCCAGCAGTGCGGCCGGACATATGGCTCGACCTCGACGATGCTGGATGAGCTGGTCACCCTGGCGGTGATGCGCCTGGTGCACCCGGATAGGCTGATACCTGCCAGTTTGGACATCGAAGGCCTGAACGGGCTGAGGCCGAGGCTTGAGGCGGGGGCCAACGTCATTACCTCGATAATACCTCCGAACAAAGGCCTGGCGGGAGTGGCGCAGCACGAGCTGGACATTGAGTGCGGAGGTCGCACTGTCGATCAGGCCAGTGAGGTGCTGGATGATCTGGGCGTTCGAATGGCCCCTTCCTGCGCATACAAGGACCTCATCGAGGACTGGAAGAGATCGATCGCGGTCGGAGGGGGGTAGGAAGTTGA
Coding sequences within:
- a CDS encoding CDC48 family AAA ATPase, which encodes MNKVDKVLRVAEARSKDAGRGIARIDSAVMEVLGITPGDVVEIDGKKRTAALAWPGLPEDTNKGLVRIDGTVRRNAQVGIDDRIAVRKINAKDAAQVTVAPTKPLRIVGGEEYLRQMLEGRVIVKGDIVEVNTMEGRIDLMVTKCSPAADALLVNKATQFTVSDKPASEAPAVPRISYEDIGGLGDEVKKVREMIELPLRHPELFERLGVEAPKGVLLHGPPGTGKTLLAKAVASETNANFMTIGGPEIMSKYHGESEEHLRDIFKQAQENAPTIIFIDEIDSIAPKREEVSGETERRVVAQMLSLMDGLESRGKVVVIGATNRPNALDPALRRPGRFDREIEIGVPDRNGRLEILQIHTRGMPLEKDVDLEKLSDLTHGYVGADLSALVKEAAMRSLRRILPELDLDMESIPMDVLSKITVTSDDFRAALREMQPSSMREVLVETPNVRWNDIGGASEAKRELREAVEWPLKYGKLFDRMNAVPPRGILLYGPPGTGKTLLAKAVATESEANFISVKGPEFLNKWVGESEKGVRETFRKARQAAPCVIFMDEIDSIAPARGGGEGDNHVTERVISQMLTEMDGLEGLNDVIVIAATNRPDIMDPALLRPGRFDRLVSIPAPDLEGRKQILRIHTAKKPLADDVDLDELARKTEGYTGADLAAVANEAVMSTIRSMVEEGKDVSDEAIDNAKIPMNAFLEAVIRLRPTSRSAANVRVAPRWAGACNAE
- a CDS encoding NADPH-dependent F420 reductase, which encodes MKIGVIGNGRVGSALAAGLERIGHQVRFGHRDPEEPVKDAAEWGELIIMAVPFVELRNAARSVGAAADGKIVVDVTNPLNRDGEWGIGYTTSAAEELQRALPNAKVVKCFNTVFAQNQSIGMVGDVSLTAFVAGNDKGSREAVMDLAREMGYEPVDAGPLHSARYLEPMGMQLISLAFIQGMGPYIGYRLVIGNRP
- a CDS encoding zinc-ribbon domain-containing protein, whose product is MFGPSSVKCGRCGGEVKGGSRYCTSCGAVLSAPEGASCPRCGTGIAGGASFCPRCGYDLTSKAGRPRSRAGPLVSVMTIAATAIVLVLVLNNAGPVLDPLNPLGPPDYSMGTGTVEYTWEHDRRTYSLQVNITSDEYQRYREDNIARQARSFTQMVQLADQYVTSDDSVIREVAASFERTRDDLGLDKTKTIELVLSFIQTIAYVEDSESTLRDEYWRYPVETLQDKVGDCEDKVFLFASIMEAMGYDAVALFFDGHAAAGIDLEGAKGSHYSYEGTEYYYCETTSYGWDIGETPQGLSGAFVAQVE
- a CDS encoding ammonium transporter, whose translation is MRLKKRTEMMIALVVACLAIMIVATWNVSAAGEELTTPSGEPGSTSDSSLIQDENTKYSKNMDIWFMLMLVAFLMIFIRKYEWGVALATLLVTAGSFLAYMATQQFYFDQAWDQTLMIRGVICSITVVIAIGVFLGTIKMWQYLMVGALFGPIYAFVEWFLFQYLSGVVDPGGSILVHMCAAYFGLGVALAIRDKRAFNEPQYTTTHSVSFVWLASMLLFILWPSFVTSLLPADQVTWGMITCYMAGIGSIITTYIVCQAVQKKVNPLIFTYAMLAGPVAIGSPLLSVNQWGALVIGLVAGVVSALSFIYLQPWLTKKIGAMDVMGVHNLHGMGGWTGALAAALIVGSATNAIAAVSVALITLVTGAIVGAVVRVTRGKISDELLFNDDLDFIKNEMPSSASALNEMGAEADREVSGATH
- a CDS encoding cobalamin B12-binding domain-containing protein, with amino-acid sequence MSKNDEILGRLKKSIETWDVKLAETAAKEALDAGIKPGDAVENGLGKGMETISALFDEAKIYLPQVLAASTAMEAALKVLGPAMSGGVASAKGTVVLGTVHGDIHEIGKNVVAAMLRGAGYKVVDLGRDVPAEKFIEAADENKAKVVGASALMTTTMVVQKEIVDLVKEGSVNIKTIFGGAPASEEWVASIGGDKYCPSGAQAVEMVNGLMKG
- the pylSc gene encoding pyrrolysine--tRNA(Pyl) ligase large subunit, producing the protein MIFDMTPSQKQRLRELGRVPDEGAAFSTAEDRDAAFIKEVAYYQSYNRNVVRDALDAPKRHPLSHMEEVLAQALVDEGFLDVKTPTIISGDSIRKMGISCAHPLNKQIFWVDGTRCLRPMLAPNLYFLMRHLKRNAQLPLRLFEIGPCYRIETHGSDHLEEFTMLNLVELAPQGDPLAQLHHHIATVMGAVGLDYQLCECDSEVYSRTIDVEVDGSEVASAALGPHALDRAHGIEDPWVGVGFGLERLLMSKSAESNIRKVGRSLIYLQGARIDV
- the pylB gene encoding methylornithine synthase PylB, with protein sequence MYDSEAMTGSSEVEGVLQEAVEGKRLDLEETISLLSVRDPSTLEDLFCAAREVKEKNFGSSVFCYGFVYFSTHCRNDCSFCYYKRSNTDIARYRKTDEEIVALSSDLEDSGVHLVDLTMGEDPVIHRENGYHRLVEVVQKVNDSVDVPLMVSPGVMPQGSFRDLEQAGADWFACYQETHNRGLFRRLRPHQDYDERFSQKKWAMGSGMLAEEGIMIGVGESIEDRAWSIQTMRDLGVHQVRAMTYIPQQCGRTYGSTSTMLDELVTLAVMRLVHPDRLIPASLDIEGLNGLRPRLEAGANVITSIIPPNKGLAGVAQHELDIECGGRTVDQASEVLDDLGVRMAPSCAYKDLIEDWKRSIAVGGG